A genomic window from Streptomyces mirabilis includes:
- a CDS encoding VOC family protein: protein MEILGATLRICVDDLEASVPFYERLAGGRALRFERGGVSVAAVGCFLLMSGPEADLEVLRKVSATIAVKDVEDAHRVLGELGARILAGPVGTPAGRNLIAMHPDGAVYEYVDRGSPTP, encoded by the coding sequence ATGGAGATTCTGGGAGCCACGTTGCGGATCTGCGTCGACGACCTGGAGGCTTCGGTCCCCTTCTACGAAAGACTTGCGGGTGGGCGGGCCCTGCGGTTCGAGCGCGGCGGCGTGTCGGTGGCGGCGGTGGGCTGTTTCCTGCTCATGAGTGGACCCGAGGCCGATCTGGAGGTCCTGCGGAAGGTCTCCGCGACCATCGCGGTCAAGGACGTCGAGGACGCGCATCGGGTGCTCGGTGAGCTGGGCGCGCGGATTCTGGCGGGCCCGGTGGGGACGCCGGCCGGGCGCAACCTGATCGCCATGCATCCGGACGGTGCGGTGTACGAGTACGTGGACCGCGGGTCCCCGACGCCCTGA
- a CDS encoding ABC-F family ATP-binding cassette domain-containing protein, giving the protein MGHLEAAHLEYYLPDGRALLGDVSFRVGEGAVVALVGPNGAGKTTLLRLISGELKPHGGTVTVTGGLGVMRQFVGSVRDETTVRELLVSVASPRIQEAARAVDAAEHAMMTVDDEAAQLRYAQALSDWAEVRGYESETLWDMCTMAALGVPYEKAQWRLVRTLSGGEQKRLVLEALLRGTDEVLLLDEPDNYLDVPGKRWLEERLKETRKTVLFVSHDRELLSRAAEKIVSVEPSPTGADAWVHGGGFATYHEARQERFARFEELRRRWDEKHAQLKKLVLNLRQAASISHELASRYAAAQTRLRKFEEAGPPPEPPREQDIKMRLHGGRTGVRAITCKGLELTGLMHPFDLEVFYGERVAVLGSNGSGKSHFLRLLAGDTVAHTGEWKLGARVVPGHFAQTHAHPELQGRTLLDILWSEHSQDRGAAMSRLRRYELTAQAEQRFERLSGGQQARFQILLLELEGSTALLLDEPTDNLDLESAEALQEGLEAYEGTVLAVTHDRWFARSFDRYLVFGSDGRIRETAEPVWDERRVERAR; this is encoded by the coding sequence ATGGGACATCTCGAAGCCGCACATCTTGAGTACTACCTTCCCGACGGGAGGGCGCTGCTCGGCGATGTGTCGTTTCGGGTGGGCGAAGGGGCCGTCGTCGCACTGGTGGGCCCCAACGGAGCCGGCAAGACCACGCTGCTGCGGCTGATCTCCGGGGAGCTGAAGCCGCACGGGGGCACCGTCACCGTGACCGGCGGCCTGGGTGTGATGCGTCAGTTCGTGGGGTCCGTGAGAGACGAGACGACCGTTCGGGAGCTGCTCGTCTCCGTGGCGTCGCCCCGCATACAGGAGGCCGCCAGGGCCGTCGACGCGGCCGAGCACGCCATGATGACCGTGGACGACGAGGCCGCCCAGCTCCGCTACGCGCAGGCACTCTCCGACTGGGCCGAGGTACGAGGCTACGAGTCCGAGACGCTCTGGGACATGTGCACGATGGCCGCGCTCGGCGTCCCGTACGAGAAGGCGCAGTGGCGCCTGGTGCGCACCCTCTCCGGAGGAGAGCAGAAGCGGCTGGTGCTGGAGGCCCTGCTGCGCGGCACCGACGAGGTACTGCTCCTCGACGAGCCGGACAACTACCTCGACGTCCCGGGCAAGCGCTGGCTGGAGGAGCGGCTCAAGGAGACCCGCAAGACCGTTCTCTTCGTCTCCCACGACCGGGAGCTGCTGTCCCGCGCCGCCGAGAAGATCGTCAGCGTCGAGCCGAGCCCCACCGGCGCCGACGCATGGGTGCACGGCGGTGGCTTCGCGACGTACCACGAGGCGCGACAGGAGCGGTTCGCCCGCTTCGAGGAGCTGCGCAGGCGCTGGGACGAGAAGCACGCCCAGCTGAAGAAGCTCGTGCTGAATCTGCGGCAGGCGGCCTCCATCAGCCATGAGTTGGCGTCCCGGTACGCGGCGGCGCAGACCCGGCTACGGAAGTTCGAGGAGGCCGGCCCGCCGCCGGAGCCGCCGCGCGAGCAGGACATCAAGATGCGTCTGCACGGCGGGCGTACCGGCGTACGGGCCATCACCTGCAAGGGACTTGAGCTCACCGGGCTGATGCACCCGTTCGACCTGGAGGTCTTCTACGGCGAGCGGGTCGCCGTGCTCGGCTCCAACGGCTCCGGCAAGTCGCACTTCCTGCGCCTGCTCGCCGGTGACACCGTCGCGCACACGGGTGAGTGGAAGCTCGGCGCGCGCGTCGTGCCCGGACACTTCGCCCAGACGCACGCCCACCCGGAGCTCCAGGGCCGCACCCTTCTCGACATCCTGTGGAGCGAGCACTCCCAGGACCGGGGCGCCGCCATGTCCCGGCTGCGCCGCTACGAGCTGACCGCCCAGGCCGAGCAGCGCTTCGAGAGGCTCTCCGGCGGCCAGCAGGCACGCTTCCAGATCCTGCTGCTGGAGCTGGAGGGTTCCACGGCCCTGCTGCTGGACGAGCCCACCGACAACCTCGACCTGGAGTCGGCCGAGGCACTCCAGGAGGGCCTGGAGGCATACGAGGGGACGGTGCTCGCGGTCACCCACGACCGCTGGTTCGCCCGCTCCTTCGACCGCTATCTGGTCTTCGGCTCGGACGGCAGGATCCGGGAGACGGCGGAGCCGGTGTGGGACGAGCGGCGCGTCGAGCGGGCCCGGTAG
- a CDS encoding DUF5107 domain-containing protein produces MVIVTTIRRDVLTLPVAELGPDNPLPPLRPLDETHRIDDREGADLPRDMVRQIRYEPLRSVLPERIRDGYDRRREPRGIDTIVIENDRLRAVVLPGYGGRVVSLFHKPSQRELLYRNPVVQPACFALNGAWFSGGIEWNIGATGHTTLSCAPVHAARVPAPDGGEMLRLWEWERLRDVPFQVDLWLPDGSDFLHVGVRVRNPHQRPAPLYWWSNIAVPEERRVLAPADEAWHFGYERRLRRVPVPEYEGVDRTYPPRSVFPADYFYEVPDGQRRWIAALDDKGDGLVQTSTDVLRGRKLFVWGAGPGGRRWQEWLTEPGTGGYCEIQAGLARTQLEHVRLEAESEVSWLEAYGPLATDAGAAHGADWVLARAETERRLSEVLPRGDVDAAYEAWLPYADTEPGEVLAVGSGWGALEVLRASHKLPGTPFEESTLREPQAPWVELLRTGAFPEPRRVGPPGESLVAPHWRDMLETAPAKPLTEYHLGVAQWHAGDLAQAVRSWERALELAPSLWPLLRCLAVADQESGNRERAADRYAEAFDDLCQERRDDGPAWTAATAALGREAVGALLAVRRTGEARRVWDRLRPATRARGRFRLLEVELLLAEGDRDGARAVFEEAFEVADLREGAETITALWTRLTDEPLPPHYDFRMRPPSD; encoded by the coding sequence ATGGTCATCGTGACGACGATCCGACGTGACGTACTGACCCTGCCGGTCGCGGAGTTGGGCCCGGACAACCCGCTGCCACCCCTGCGGCCGCTCGACGAGACACACCGCATCGACGACCGCGAGGGCGCCGACCTGCCGCGCGACATGGTCCGGCAGATCCGCTACGAGCCGTTGCGGAGCGTCCTGCCCGAGCGCATCCGGGACGGATACGACAGACGGCGCGAGCCGCGCGGGATCGACACGATCGTGATCGAGAACGACCGGCTGCGGGCGGTGGTGCTGCCGGGATACGGCGGCCGGGTGGTCTCGCTGTTCCACAAGCCCTCGCAGCGCGAACTCCTCTACCGCAACCCGGTGGTGCAGCCCGCCTGCTTCGCCCTCAACGGGGCCTGGTTCTCCGGCGGCATCGAGTGGAACATCGGCGCGACCGGCCACACCACCCTGTCCTGTGCCCCCGTGCACGCCGCCCGGGTCCCCGCCCCCGACGGTGGCGAGATGCTCCGCCTGTGGGAGTGGGAGCGGCTGCGCGATGTGCCCTTCCAGGTCGACCTGTGGCTCCCGGACGGTTCCGACTTCCTCCATGTCGGCGTCCGCGTCCGCAATCCGCACCAGAGGCCCGCGCCCCTGTACTGGTGGTCCAACATCGCCGTCCCCGAGGAGCGCCGGGTGCTGGCCCCCGCGGACGAGGCCTGGCACTTCGGGTACGAGCGGCGGCTGCGCAGGGTGCCGGTACCGGAGTACGAGGGGGTGGACCGCACGTATCCGCCGCGCAGCGTCTTCCCCGCCGACTACTTCTACGAGGTGCCCGACGGGCAGCGCCGCTGGATCGCCGCGCTCGACGACAAGGGCGACGGGCTCGTGCAGACCTCCACCGACGTGCTGCGCGGGCGCAAGCTGTTCGTCTGGGGGGCCGGTCCGGGCGGGCGGCGCTGGCAGGAATGGCTCACCGAACCCGGCACCGGCGGCTACTGCGAGATCCAGGCCGGACTCGCCCGTACCCAGCTGGAGCATGTCCGGCTGGAGGCGGAGAGCGAGGTGTCCTGGCTGGAGGCGTACGGGCCGCTCGCGACGGACGCGGGAGCGGCGCACGGGGCGGACTGGGTGCTCGCGCGCGCGGAGACGGAACGCCGGCTGTCGGAGGTCCTGCCCCGCGGGGACGTCGACGCGGCGTACGAGGCGTGGCTGCCGTACGCCGACACCGAGCCAGGTGAGGTGCTGGCCGTCGGGTCCGGCTGGGGTGCGCTCGAAGTGCTGCGCGCCTCCCACAAGCTGCCCGGGACGCCGTTCGAGGAGTCCACGCTGCGGGAGCCGCAGGCACCCTGGGTGGAACTCCTGCGGACCGGCGCCTTCCCGGAGCCGCGGCGGGTCGGGCCACCCGGTGAGAGCCTGGTCGCTCCGCACTGGCGGGACATGCTGGAGACCGCGCCCGCCAAACCGCTCACCGAGTATCACCTCGGCGTCGCGCAGTGGCATGCCGGGGACCTGGCGCAGGCCGTGCGCAGCTGGGAGCGGGCGCTCGAACTCGCCCCGTCGCTCTGGCCGTTGCTGCGGTGTCTGGCCGTCGCCGACCAGGAGTCCGGCAACCGGGAACGGGCCGCCGACCGGTACGCCGAGGCCTTCGACGACCTGTGCCAGGAGCGGCGTGACGACGGTCCGGCCTGGACCGCGGCCACGGCCGCGCTCGGGCGGGAGGCGGTGGGGGCGCTGCTCGCTGTGCGGCGTACCGGGGAGGCGCGGCGGGTCTGGGACCGATTGCGGCCCGCCACGCGGGCGCGCGGCCGGTTCCGTCTGCTCGAGGTGGAGCTGCTCCTCGCGGAGGGGGACCGGGACGGGGCGCGAGCCGTCTTCGAAGAGGCGTTCGAGGTCGCCGACCTGCGGGAGGGGGCGGAGACCATCACCGCCCTGTGGACCCGTCTGACGGACGAGCCACTCCCACCCCACTACGACTTCCGCATGCGCCCCCCCTCCGACTAG
- a CDS encoding type 1 glutamine amidotransferase domain-containing protein, protein MRIAFLMAPEGVEQVELTDPWQAVLDAGGEPVLVSTKPGRIQAFHHLDKADTFPVDEVVADVSAESFDGLVLPGGVANPDALRLDERAVAVIRAFFERGLPVAAICHAPWTLVEADVVSGRVLTSWPSLRTDIRNAGGTWVDRQVQVCEQGPNTLITSRKPGDLKAFDEAFLAAFARQAA, encoded by the coding sequence ATGCGTATCGCGTTCCTGATGGCGCCCGAGGGCGTCGAGCAGGTCGAGCTGACCGATCCCTGGCAGGCGGTACTGGACGCGGGTGGCGAGCCGGTCCTCGTGTCCACGAAGCCCGGCCGGATCCAGGCCTTCCATCACCTCGACAAGGCGGACACCTTCCCTGTCGACGAGGTGGTCGCCGACGTGTCGGCCGAGTCCTTCGACGGGCTCGTGCTGCCGGGCGGCGTGGCCAACCCGGACGCGCTGCGCCTCGACGAACGGGCCGTGGCGGTCATCCGCGCGTTCTTCGAGCGCGGCCTTCCGGTCGCCGCGATCTGTCACGCCCCCTGGACGCTCGTCGAGGCGGACGTGGTCTCGGGCCGGGTCCTCACGTCCTGGCCGAGTCTGCGCACCGACATCCGCAACGCGGGCGGCACCTGGGTCGACCGGCAGGTACAGGTGTGCGAGCAGGGGCCCAACACTCTGATCACCAGCCGCAAGCCGGGTGACCTCAAGGCGTTCGACGAGGCGTTCCTGGCAGCGTTCGCGCGGCAGGCCGCCTGA
- a CDS encoding transketolase, with product MNTTVNAMDIRQLKELAQQLRVDSVRAAAAAGSGHPTSSMSAADLMAVLLAKHLRYDFERPQHHGNDRFILSKGHASPLLYAAYRAAGAISEAELLTFRRLGSRLEGHPTPRRLPWVETATGSLGQGLPVGVGVALAGKRLDRTGYRVWVLCGDSELAEGSVWEGAEHAGYEHLDNLVAIIDVNRLGQRGPTRHGHDLDAYARRFQAFGWHTVEIDGHDVDAIDRAYAEAESTAGQPTVIIARTLKGKGVESVQDREGLHGKPLPDAEEAIAELGGVRNLHVEVQQPPPARVLHAVRSGHFELPRYDTGDKAATRDAYGQALAALGTARGDVVALDGEVSDSTRTELFAKEHPDRFFECYIAEQQLVAAAVGMAARDWVPYATTFAAFLTRAHDFIRMAAISGSGINLVGSHAGVAIGQDGPSQMALEDLAMFRALYGTTVLYPCDANQTAKLVATTADLEGIRYLRTSRGETPVIYSPTEEFPVGGSKVLRASDEDRLTLVAAGVTVHEALAAAESLDREGIQVRVIDLYSVKPVDRDTLREAAEQTGCLVTVEDHRAEGGIGDAVLDAFLDGRPVPRLVRLAVRTMPGSATPAEQLHAAGIDAESIAAAARLLVETAIVR from the coding sequence ATGAACACCACCGTGAACGCCATGGACATCCGTCAACTCAAGGAACTCGCACAGCAGTTGCGTGTCGACAGCGTGCGCGCTGCCGCCGCCGCGGGATCCGGGCACCCCACGTCCTCGATGTCGGCGGCCGACCTGATGGCGGTCCTGCTGGCCAAGCACCTGCGCTACGACTTCGAGCGCCCCCAGCACCACGGCAATGACCGTTTCATCCTCTCCAAGGGGCATGCCTCACCGCTCCTGTACGCCGCGTACAGGGCGGCCGGGGCCATCAGCGAGGCCGAACTGCTCACCTTCCGCAGGCTCGGCAGCCGCCTCGAAGGGCATCCGACACCCCGGCGGCTTCCGTGGGTCGAGACCGCCACCGGCTCGCTCGGCCAGGGGCTGCCCGTGGGGGTCGGCGTCGCACTGGCCGGCAAACGGCTCGACCGCACCGGCTACCGGGTGTGGGTGCTGTGCGGCGACAGCGAACTCGCCGAGGGATCCGTCTGGGAGGGCGCCGAGCACGCCGGATACGAGCACCTCGACAACCTCGTCGCGATCATCGACGTCAACCGGCTGGGCCAGCGCGGCCCGACCCGGCACGGCCACGACCTCGACGCGTACGCGCGCCGGTTCCAGGCCTTCGGCTGGCACACCGTGGAGATCGACGGACACGACGTCGACGCCATCGACCGCGCGTACGCCGAGGCCGAGTCCACCGCGGGACAGCCCACCGTGATCATCGCCCGCACGCTCAAGGGCAAGGGCGTCGAGTCCGTCCAGGACCGTGAGGGCCTGCACGGCAAACCGCTGCCGGACGCCGAGGAGGCGATCGCCGAACTCGGCGGAGTGCGCAACCTGCACGTGGAGGTCCAACAGCCGCCCCCGGCAAGGGTGTTGCACGCCGTCCGCTCCGGTCATTTCGAACTGCCCCGCTACGACACCGGGGACAAGGCCGCCACCCGCGACGCCTACGGACAGGCGCTCGCCGCGCTCGGCACCGCCCGTGGTGACGTCGTCGCCCTGGACGGCGAGGTGAGCGACTCCACCCGCACCGAGCTCTTCGCCAAGGAGCACCCCGACCGCTTCTTCGAGTGCTACATCGCCGAGCAACAACTCGTCGCCGCCGCCGTCGGTATGGCCGCGCGCGACTGGGTGCCGTACGCCACCACGTTCGCGGCGTTCCTCACCCGGGCCCACGACTTCATCCGGATGGCGGCGATCAGCGGCTCCGGCATCAACCTCGTCGGCTCGCACGCGGGCGTCGCGATCGGCCAGGACGGCCCCTCGCAGATGGCCCTGGAGGATCTGGCGATGTTCCGGGCGTTGTACGGCACGACCGTCCTCTACCCGTGCGACGCCAACCAGACGGCCAAGCTCGTCGCCACGACGGCGGACCTCGAGGGCATCCGCTATCTGCGCACCTCACGCGGGGAGACCCCGGTGATCTACAGCCCCACCGAGGAGTTCCCCGTCGGCGGCAGCAAGGTACTGCGCGCCAGTGACGAGGACCGGCTGACGCTCGTCGCCGCGGGCGTCACCGTGCACGAGGCGTTGGCCGCCGCCGAGTCGCTCGACCGCGAGGGCATCCAGGTCAGGGTCATCGACCTCTACTCGGTCAAGCCCGTCGACCGCGACACCCTGCGCGAGGCCGCCGAACAGACCGGCTGCCTCGTCACCGTCGAGGACCACCGCGCGGAGGGCGGCATCGGCGACGCGGTCCTCGACGCCTTCCTCGACGGCCGTCCGGTGCCGCGCCTGGTCCGCCTCGCCGTCCGTACGATGCCGGGTTCGGCGACCCCCGCCGAGCAACTGCACGCCGCGGGCATCGACGCGGAGTCGATCGCGGCGGCGGCGCGGCTGCTGGTGGAGACGGCGATCGTGCGCTGA
- a CDS encoding class I SAM-dependent methyltransferase, which yields MSKSQETAVYTHGHHESVLRSHTWRTAANSAAYLLDSLKPHMKILDIGCGPGTITADLAELVPEGHVTAVDHAPGILDRARAVAAERGLDNVDFGVADVHALDFPDDTFCVVHAHQVLQHVGDPVQALREMYRVTKPGGFIAARDADYSAMAWYPEVPGLTDWQDLYLRVARANGGEPAAGRRLKSWALTAGIKDITATSDTWTFATEDEREWWGGLWADRTQASAYAERATEGGHATTAQLRAVSEAWREWARQEDGWFSVLHGEILCRKEA from the coding sequence ATGTCGAAGTCGCAGGAGACCGCCGTCTACACACACGGCCACCACGAGTCCGTACTGCGTTCGCACACCTGGCGCACGGCCGCCAACTCGGCCGCCTACCTGCTCGACTCGCTGAAGCCCCACATGAAGATCCTGGACATCGGCTGCGGTCCGGGCACCATCACCGCCGACCTGGCGGAACTGGTCCCCGAAGGCCACGTCACCGCTGTCGACCACGCCCCGGGAATCCTGGACCGGGCCCGCGCCGTGGCCGCCGAACGCGGCCTGGACAACGTCGATTTCGGGGTCGCGGACGTGCACGCCCTGGACTTCCCCGACGACACCTTCTGCGTGGTCCACGCCCATCAGGTGCTCCAGCACGTGGGTGACCCGGTGCAGGCGCTGCGCGAGATGTACCGGGTCACCAAGCCGGGCGGTTTCATCGCCGCCCGCGACGCGGACTACTCGGCGATGGCCTGGTACCCCGAAGTGCCGGGCCTGACCGACTGGCAGGACCTGTACCTGCGCGTGGCCCGAGCCAACGGCGGCGAACCGGCGGCCGGCCGCCGTCTCAAGTCGTGGGCACTGACGGCCGGCATCAAGGACATCACGGCGACGTCGGACACCTGGACCTTCGCCACCGAGGACGAGCGGGAGTGGTGGGGCGGACTGTGGGCCGATCGCACCCAGGCCTCGGCGTACGCGGAGCGCGCCACGGAGGGCGGACACGCGACCACCGCGCAGCTCCGGGCCGTTTCCGAGGCGTGGCGGGAGTGGGCGCGGCAGGAGGACGGCTGGTTCTCCGTCCTGCACGGAGAGATCCTCTGCCGTAAGGAAGCGTGA
- a CDS encoding DUF2795 domain-containing protein: MQRGSDRLSVHRDDEMKHELQGLLRSGHPTRTEEWHDPEPTADDDPEIARGPVAPNRAPESIETVRLELARFLSRTAFPAGPRDLADTLRDKHAPDPLIEAVERRPRKARYATVHELAESVVGARRTR, encoded by the coding sequence ATGCAGCGAGGCAGCGACCGGTTGAGCGTCCACCGGGACGACGAGATGAAACACGAACTGCAGGGCCTGCTCAGGTCGGGTCACCCCACCCGGACCGAGGAGTGGCACGACCCGGAGCCGACTGCCGACGACGACCCGGAGATCGCGCGCGGCCCCGTGGCACCGAACCGCGCGCCCGAGTCCATCGAGACGGTGCGCCTGGAACTGGCCCGGTTCCTGAGCCGTACCGCCTTCCCCGCGGGCCCCCGCGACCTGGCCGACACCCTGCGCGACAAACACGCGCCCGACCCCCTGATCGAGGCCGTGGAGCGGCGCCCCCGCAAGGCGCGCTACGCCACGGTGCACGAGCTGGCCGAATCGGTCGTAGGCGCCCGGCGCACGCGGTGA
- a CDS encoding DUF6158 family protein: MTGVDPERLDDQQLMKELETIHRTRHDTLLHGSNDALRTHNMRMAQLEGEYLRRHPRRPVAAGRTREGARERGLTAEC, translated from the coding sequence ATGACCGGAGTCGACCCGGAACGGCTGGACGACCAGCAGCTGATGAAAGAGCTGGAGACGATCCACCGCACCCGCCACGACACACTGCTGCACGGTTCGAACGACGCCCTGCGGACCCACAACATGCGCATGGCGCAGCTGGAGGGCGAGTACCTGCGCCGCCATCCGCGCCGGCCCGTCGCCGCGGGCCGTACGCGCGAGGGGGCCCGGGAGCGGGGCCTCACGGCGGAGTGCTGA